CACCAGGGGCAGCGAGCGCTCGGTCAGCGCCCGGATGGCGCATTCGGTCACCGTCTCCCAGCCCTTGCCCCGATGCGACGCCGGATTGCTGGGGCGCACGGTGAGCACCCTGTTCAACAGCAGCACGCCGCGCTGCGCCCAGGGCGTCAGGTCACCGCACGAGGGCGGCGGGTGGCCCAGGTCGGAGGCGTACTCCTGAAAGATGTTGGCCAGGCTGCGCGGCAGCGGCCGCACCTCGGGGGCCACCGAAAAGCTCAGGCCCACAGCGTGTCCGGGCGTCGGGTAGGGGTCCTGCCCGACGATCAGCACCCTGACCTGGTCGAAGGGATAGGTGAAGGCGCGCAACACATTCGGCCCCGCGGGCAGGTATCTGCGCCCGGCCGCGATCTCGTCCCGCAGGAATTGCCCCATCTGGGCGACCTGCCCGGCCACGGGTTGCAGCGCGCTCGCCCAGCCCGGCTCGACCAATTCGCTCAACGGGCGCGCCGTCATCGTCGGCCCTTCGCGATCGGGTATACGGTCACCGCGTCACCCTAGTACGACTGCCAGCCGGCGTGGCCGCTCCACTCCTGATCGTCGACCAGCACCCGGGCCGGCCCGTCGAGAACCCGCCCGATGATGCGCCATCCGGCCGGGGCGGGTCCGGTGAAACATGCCACCAGGGCGTGGTCTTCGCCGCCGCCCAGCACCCACGGCCAGGGATCGACGCCCGCGGCGCCCGCCGCCGCGGCGAGCGCATCGCGGTCGGCGGCCAGGGCCGCCGTGGACAGGTCGATGCCCACGCCCGACGCGTCGGCGATATGCCGTAGGTCGGCGATCAGGCCGTCGGAGACGTCGATCATCGCCTGCGCACCCCCGGCGGCCGCGGCCGCGCCCTGACCGTACGGCGGCTCGGGCACCGCATGCCGGCGCCGCAGTTCGTCGAACCCACCAATATCGTTGTGCCACAGGGCAAACCCCGCCGCGGAGCGGCCCAACTCCCCGGCGACGGCGACCAGCGATCCGGGCCGTGCGCCCGATCGCCGCACCGGCTCGCGCCCGCCGAGGTCGCCCAGCACCGTCACCGAGATCACCCACTGCGGGCAGCTCACCAGGTCGCCGCCGGCGATGCCGGCCCCGACCCGCTGCGCCTCGTCCCACATCCCGTCGACGAGCGCGTCCACCGCCGCGGCCGGGGTCTCGCCGGGCGCGCCGAAGGCGACGACGAACGCCGTGGGCCGCGCGCCCATCGCCTCGATGTCCGCGGCGTTC
The sequence above is drawn from the Mycobacterium marseillense genome and encodes:
- a CDS encoding uracil-DNA glycosylase — protein: MTARPLSELVEPGWASALQPVAGQVAQMGQFLRDEIAAGRRYLPAGPNVLRAFTYPFDQVRVLIVGQDPYPTPGHAVGLSFSVAPEVRPLPRSLANIFQEYASDLGHPPPSCGDLTPWAQRGVLLLNRVLTVRPSNPASHRGKGWETVTECAIRALTERSLPLVAILWGRDASTLKPILAQGNCVAIESPHPSPLSASRGFFGSRPFSRANELLAGMGADAIDWRLP
- a CDS encoding thiamine-phosphate kinase, which produces MRDESTLQQFGEFAVIDRLVAGRRQPDAVVLGPGDDAALVAAGDGRAVVSTDMLVQDRHFRLDWSTPHDIGRKAIAQNAADIEAMGARPTAFVVAFGAPGETPAAAVDALVDGMWDEAQRVGAGIAGGDLVSCPQWVISVTVLGDLGGREPVRRSGARPGSLVAVAGELGRSAAGFALWHNDIGGFDELRRRHAVPEPPYGQGAAAAAGGAQAMIDVSDGLIADLRHIADASGVGIDLSTAALAADRDALAAAAGAAGVDPWPWVLGGGEDHALVACFTGPAPAGWRIIGRVLDGPARVLVDDQEWSGHAGWQSY